GAGCTGCAGAGAGAAATCGACGAAGCCAATCAGGCCCTGAAGGAGACCAAGAAATCTACCAGGGAGAGCCTCAGCCAGCTGAGAGCCCTGAAAGAAAAGATCACCCTGCGGTCTCGCCTCATCAATAGTATCAACGAAGAGATCAACTTCATCAACGGAGATATCAATACTGCTTATCGTGACATCAAAACCCTGGAGAAAGACCTGGATACCCTGAAGTCGCAATATTCAAAGCTGGTCGTATACGCCTACAAGAACCGTAGCACTTACGACATGCTGAACTTTATCTTTTCTGCACAGACATTCAACGACGCGATCAAGCGTTATCAATACCTGAAACAATACCGTGATTATCGTCGCCGCCAGGCAGACAATATCCTGTCTACACAGGTATTACTGAACAAGAAGATTGAAAGCCTGCGGCAGCAGAAAGAAAAACGCTCGGGTACCCTGAAAACGGAGCAGGAACAACGCACCATTCTCGAAGCCGATAAGAAGGAAAAAGATGATGTGCTGACGGGACTGAAGGGAAGAGAGAAAGAGCTGGTAGCGGACATCAATAAGAATAAGAAAGATGCATCGAGAGTACAGGCTGCTATCCAGGCGGTAATCCGTCGTGAAATAGAACTGGAACGTAGAAAAGCGGAAGAGGAAGCACTGGCAAGACGTAAAGCAGCAGAAGAGAAGAAACGCAGGGAAGAAGCTGCCCGTAAAGCCGCCGCTGCAGCCGCAGCAGCAGCTGCCGCCAACAAGGCAGCAGAAAATAATACTGCAAAGACCACTACGCCTGAACCAAAACCTGCAGCACCGGAACCTAAACCGGAAGTGGTGAAAACACCGCCGCCGGCACCGGTAGCAGACGATAAACCAGTACGTACAGAGAACGTCCTTGAAGCAACACCAGAAGCACTGGCATTGTCAGAAAGCTTTGAAAATAACAGGGGTAAATTACCATGGCCGGTAGCATCCGGTAATATTATCGGTCACTTCGGTAAACAACAACATGCGGTGATGGAAAGGATCACGGTAGAGAATGATGGGGTGATCATCGGTTGTAGTAAAGGTGCACCAGTCAAAGCGATCTTTACCGGTGAGGTGAGAAAGGTGGCGGTGATACCCGGTGGCGGATCCCTCATCATCGTCAGACATGGTCAGTACTTTACCAACTACGTACGCCTGCAGTCAGTGAATGTGAAGTCAGGTGACAGGGTGACAACAGGGCAGGTGATAGGTACCGCCGGTACAAACGAACTTGAAAACTTAGGAGAAGTCGAATTGCAGATCTATAAAGGGGTATTAAGACAAAACCCCGAATCCTGGATTCGCAGAAAATAAATCGAAGTAAACAAGAACGAAATTTAAAAGATAAAAATTAATGAGGCGGGCTGTTTAAGCCCGCCTCATTAATTTTGACCCCAAAAAAATGGATGACGCACTTTGGACGTCATCCATTTTTTTGATTGATTTATTTAGCTAAAACTAAAGTCCTGTTAATCACCTCCTCATACAGCGCCTCATACTGTGGTATCACATTATTGATATGAAAACGTTGCGCCTGTTCCAACGCGCCCTTCCTCACTTTCGCCAGCTTCTTCTCATCCTTCAGCAACTCAATCGCATGCTTCGCCATACTATCCACATCTCCCACAGGGCTTAAAAATCCCGTTTCCCCATGTATATTCACCTCCGGCAATCCGCCCGCATTAGACGAAATCACCGGCACCTCTGCCGCCATCGCCTCCAGCGCCGCGAGGCCAAAACTCTCATAATCAGAAGGTAACAGGAAAAGATCCGAAATAGACATGACGTCTTCCAGCTGCTCCTGCTTGCCCACAAACCTCACATCCCCGCATAATCCCATTTCCCTGCACATACACTCAATCGCAGGTCTGTCAGGACCATCCCCCACCAGCAAAAGCTTCGCCGGCACCTGTTCCCTCACCTGGGCAAACACCTTGATCACATCCGGCACTCTCTTTACCTTCCTGAAGTTGGACACATGCAGCAGTACCTTTTCACCATTCGGGGCAATAGCATCCCTGAAATGCTTCAGTTCCGCCTCTCTGCGCTTAAACCGTTCAGTATCAACAAAGTTGTAAATCACTTCAATATCTTTCTCAATCTGGAAAGACTTATAAGTTTCCTCTCTCAGGTTATTAGACACCGCTGTGATAGCATCAGACTCATTAATAGAGAAAGTCACCACCGGTGCATAGGTTTTATCCTTGCCTACCAGGGTAATATCCGTACCATGCAGGGTCGTGATAAACGGCACAACGCGGCCTGTTTTACTCACAATCTGCTTGGCAAGATAGGCTGTAGAGGCATGTGGAATAGCGTAATGCACATGCAGCAGATCCAGCTGCTGATTGAGAATTACATCCACCATGGTACTGCTCAGAGCCGATTCATAAGGAGGAAAGTCAAAAAGAGGGTAGGTAGGTACCTGCACCTCATGATAATATATATTGGCATGGAAGGCATTCAGCCTTACAGGTTGCTGATACGTGATAAAATGGACCATATGCCCTTTATCTGCCAGGGCCTTTCCAAGCTCCGTTGCCAGTACGCCACTACCCCCATAAGTAGGGTAACATACTATTCCTATACGCATGTTTGTTTTTTTAGAATGGATAACACCGAATGAAGAGCGCATCTTGCAGAACACGGCTTACATTATTACAGGTCCACAAAATTATAACATTTTAAGATGACATATCGGGAATTTGGGATTAACGGTGTCTGCCGTAAGTCAAATTGAAGGATTCCTCCCATGGGATCAGCCACCTGTCTACGGGGGCGGATCCATTGTATTTCAATCCAAAAATACCCGCAGTGCCCTGTAGGGGCTCTGCGGCCAGCCAGGCCAAATAAAAAAGGGAACCCCATCCATCTATGTTAATTTTGAATTAACAGGTACTAATGATTAGATTTAGCCCTTAAATTGACAGTGTTTATATGTTTATGAGAAGATACATCCTACCGGTATTATTGACCTGCAGCTTGCCGGCATTAGCCCAACAAAAAGAAGACGATTCCCTGGCATTTCGCCGTATAGCCAACGAAATCCTTACCAACAGTATGGCATATGCCAACCTGAAAGTATTGACGACTGAAATAGGAGGCCGCCTGGCTGGTTCTCCAGGTATGGTGAAAGCTGAAAAGTGGGGGGAAAAAGCCCTGCAGGAAGCCGGTGCTGATACCGTGTACTTACAGGAGTGTATGGTACCCCACTGGGTAAGAGGTGCGAAGGAAGAAGCCCGCATTATCAGCCGCCGCCGTGACTTCATTCCACCACTGGCAGTACTGGCCCTTGGCAACTCAGTAGGTAGTGGTCCTGCCGGCATTACTGCTCCTGTAATAGAAATTGCATCTTTCGATGACCTGGAAGCAAAGAAAGACCAGGTAAAAGGAAAGATCGTGTTTTATAACTATCATTTCAAACCCACCTTTATCCACACCTTCGAATCTTATGGTGATGCAGTGAAATACAGGGGGCGTGGTGCCAGTGCAGCCGCTAAATACGGTGCCACGGCAGTGATCGTACGCTCTATGTCTCACGGTGCAAACAATTTCCCGCACACCGGTGCCATGAGCTATGACGAAGCATATCCAAAGATCCCCGCAATAGCGATTGGCCTGGAAGATGCTGACCTGTTGAGCAGGCGCCTGCAAGATGAAAAGGACCTGAAAGTATACCTCCGTACCAATGCGAAGATGCTGCCTGACACGATTGGTCACAACGTGATCGCTGAGCTGAAAGGTAGTGAACATCCTGAACAGATCATCACCGTAGGTGGTCACCTGGATTCATGGGATGTAAATGAAGGTGCGCATGATGATGGTACCGGTTGTGTGCAGGCAATTGAAATACTGAGAACCTTCAAGGCACTGGGTATTCGTCCTAAACACACACTCAGGATCGTGTTGTTTGCAAATGAAGAAAATGGTACCCGCGGTGGTAAAAAATATGCAGAGGTAGCTAAAGCAAAAAATGAACAGCATATCTTCGTTTTAGAGAGTGATGCAGGTGGATTTACACCCCGTGGTTTTGCATTTACCATGCCGGTGGAAAAGAGAGCGAAGATCCAGTCATGGGCACCTTTATTCCGCCCCTACGACGTGACTGATTTCACAGGAGAAGGTGGTGGTGTGGATGTAGGCCAGATTGCAGAAGCAATGGGTATTCCAATGGGTGAATTGCTGCCCGATTCACAGCGTTATTTCGATCTGCATCATGCAGCAAACGACGTATTTTCTGCTGTAAACAAGCGTGAGCTGGAACTGGGTGCATTCAGCATGGCGGGTTTACTGTACCTCGTAGATCAATACGGACTATAAGCTAACCAGGGGCCGACTAATAGTAAAATGAAGGCACTGAGAATTGCGTAAAAGCCATTTCGTCTCCATCACGGGGGGTACCCTTTTTTAAGCCCCTACAGCAGTTTATCCGAAGCATATAATTCATAAAACATATACCATGGGCAAGTTCCTTTTTACTGTAATAGCAGTGGTGGTGTTGCTGATAGCAGGAGTGGTAGGTTACAGGTATTATTTCGTGTTTGGCAGGGGCGTAAAAGCCGGGGAGCTGAACTACTTTGTAGAGAAAGGTTATGTCTTCAAAACTTTTGAAGGCAGACTGATACAGAGCGGCTACCGCTCCAGGCAGCCAGGTGCCTTGCAGTCAAACGAGTTCCGCTTTTCTGTAACGAACGATAGGGTGGCAGATCAGTTAATGCGTGCCAGCGGAAAATTTGTGGAATTGCATTACAAAGAATACCTCGGGGCATTGCCCTGGAGAGGGTTTAGCAATTTTGTAGTTGATAGTGTGCTGTCAATAAAGGAACCTGTTTATTAACGGATGCTGACCGCAGGCCACACGTATAAGAAAAGAGACAGTATCAAAAGTAACGATACCCGGATTTAATACGGGTACATGATGGAGAGAATTTTTGTTGATGAAATTCTCAATACCTTCAAATTACTTTTGACACTGCCTCTTTTTCTTTGAAAATGGTTTTCATGCCCCTTGGTGAATTCCCGCTTTCATGAATGTTTTTATTGTGCTAATAGCAGGAATATCGCGGGCCGCTTATGTAGTTCCGGCAGCTCCTGCTTTTTCCATTCTTTTACTGTCTTTGTTTTAATATACTCTTCCGGCGCAGTAATATCTGCGGCCACACACACCAGCGTAGTGTCCTTACAGCTAGCCAGCAAATCTCTCAATAAGTGGTTATTGCGGTAAGGAGTCTCTATAAACATCTCCGTCTGGTGTTTCTTTATCGATTCCAGTTCCAGCTCCTTAATCGCTTTGATACGTTCTCCCGGTTTCACCGGCAGATAGCCTACAAACTGGAAGTTCTGTCCGTTCATCCCTGATGCGATCAATGCCATCAGCATTGAATTGGGGCCTACCATCGGAATGATGGGCGCATCTACGCTATGTGCCGCCAGTACAATCCGGTGTCCGGGATCTGCAATAGCAGGACAGCCCGCCTCGCTCATAACACCTATGTCCTTTCCTTCCAGCAAGAATTTCTTTGCCAGTTCTGTATCAGATACTCCGGTAGCCCCACCTCCCTGCATAAGCAGGATTTGCAGACTATCGATATTAATACTTCTGTCCAGTGCCTTCAGGTACCTTCTGGCGGTACGTTCATTTTCCACAAAGAATACGCTGATCTTTTGTGCAGCCGCCGTCACGTAAGGCGGAATCGTGTGCAGCCCTTCAGGACTCAGCACAGTGGGAATCAGGTATACTTTACCAACTTGCTCCATGTAACAGGCGTTTATCAGATAAATGAATAGTAGCAGCAATCACTGCGTAAGAAGGAGCCATGATCCAGCCTAACACAGGAATAAACATCAATATATAAAACACCATACCATTGCCCAGGGCAATACCTCTGTGTGCGCGTATAAATTGAATACTTTGTTTTGTATTGAGTCTGTACCTTTCACAACTATAGTCTACCATAGAGAAACCGTAAAAATAGGCTTCAATAAAGAAGGCAAACAGGGGAGTGATCCATCCTACAATGGGGATAAAAGAAAGTATGATCAGGACAATCACACACAATGTCTGGTTCAGACTATTGCGAATCGACATCACAATGCCTCTTCCCATATCCTTCATAAACTGTTGCCAGCTGAAAGGATAATCCTTTCTCTCCATAATCGCTTCCGTCTTTTCCGAGAGATACGAAAACAGGGGGGAGCCCAACACCAGGAAGAGGTATTTGTAGTAAGAAAAACAGAGTAGTAAGATCATGAAACGGATGGAGAGCCCCAACAGGATAAAGAAGAAACTGATCCAGCTACTTTCGAGATCCTGTATCCAGACTTTCACCGGAAGCAGGTTAAAAAGATATTCAACAAAATCCCCCGAATATCCCCAAACAAAATAAATCCCCGTCATGAAGAGTATGCAGTACATGATACCTGGTATCAGGATCCATTTCCATAACTTGTGCTGCATTATAAACTGATGTGCTTTCCCATAAGCCTGTACGGCCGCCAGTACTTCTCTGAATGAAAACAAATTCTACTGTTTTTGAATTAGTTATAGCATTATTCGCATTGATCGGATTGTAAATAACTAAAAATCACGGTAAAATCCCGAAAAAATTAAGCTGAGCGGGAAATCTCTTTAAAAAAAATACACCCCTCCGTTAAGCTACCAAACCCCGCCCTGCATTAAAATAAAAAACCTGCCCGTTTTTACCAGGCAGGTCTCTTTTATTTTGATTTATGTCAGACTTAGAATCTTGGACACATGGTCTTATACTTGTTACCATCATTCCTTCTGTGAATATAGATCACAGACAGCTCCATACCACCACGGTAGTTAGAAGCCGGTTTCAGAGAAGATACGTTCATATCGTAAGTCAGCCCTACGGTGAAACCACCTATTTCCAGGCCTACATAAGGATTGATCGCATCTTTCAGGCGGTACCAGCTACCCAGGTAGAATACGGTTGGATTGTCGTCCATACCACCGCTCAGGTCAAAGCCATAAGCGCCACCAAAAGTAAACTCGCTGGCAGTGCTCTGTTTCATATACAGGGCAGATACGTGAATGCGGTTTGTACCATTTACCGGGAAGGAACCACCTCCATGTGCAGTTACGCGTGCTGTCAGCCTGTTGTTGTTCTGTTGCATGAACGTTTCAGTTGGCTGTGTGATATGGTATAAGGAGACACCTGCGTAAATGTTGGAAGATTCACCGACCAGACCGTTATACAGGATCCCAATGTTAGGATCCAGATAAGAAACGTTCGGATTTGAAATGGTTTCACCGCTGGGGATAGCCGGGTTATAACCATTGTTGTCTATCTGATTTTCGAACACCAGTTTACTTTGATCCAGGCGTTTCGATACATATGTAGCCTGTACACCTACAGCAAGGGTATGGTTTCCTTCCGGATCCAAACCTTTGTGGTAAGCCGTACTAAAGCTCAGATAGGTAGAGGTAAGTGCACCACCACCAGTCCTGTCATACATAGCCATCAGACCTACGCCCCAGATATCAGTATAGGAAATGACATTTTTGAGAATGCCAAAGTCGATTGCCGCAGTTCCTGTAGTGAAAGGGGTAGATATGCTTCGCCATTGTTCACGGTAGTTACCGGATATTCTGTAGTCGCCGGAGAACAGACCAGTCATAGCAGGGTTCAGCGTCATTGGAGAAGCGAAAAACTGCGAAAAATGGGGATCCTGCGCCCTGGCGGGGTTCATCAGATAAAGGGTGATCGTTAAAAACAGCAACACTTTTTTCATAGAGCAATACTTATGTATAGGGTTTCTCGTGCCTACGTGTGAAGGTACACAAAGCTCGTCATATCTCAAATTAAAATTATATAATCTTAACACTGAGAAACCTCTAAGTCGTTCAGAATTATTGGTTTAGTCACTTTATTTTTCCCTTACAAAAACTAGCGGTCAACTGGGTTTTACTTATTTTGGCTGTATTGCTGCACGCCCGGTATAAATTGTCCGGAATCCTTTCCTGGAGCCGTTTGAATCAATGCTTACCGGACCTGTTTGAGGCAGATCCGGTCACTCTTCTGCTACTATTTTTAGTAAGATCTTAATTTTGTAGTTTATTTCCAAAGGCAAGGTCACCCGCATCACCCAAACCAGGTACAATGTATCCCTTTGCGGTAAGCTCGTCATCAATGTCTCCGGCCCAGATGGTCAGGTTATTATCAGCATATCGTTGTACATATTCGATCCCTACTGTGCAGGCGATAGCTACTACCAGGTGAATATGTTTGGGCTTGCCAATGCTTTGCAGGTGTTCAATGGTCTTTACCAGCGATGCACCTGTAGCCAGCATAGGATCTGATATGATCACTACCTGGTCTTCGATTACCGGACTGGATACATACTCCAGGTTGATATCGAACGAACCATCATGATTATGCTTACGGTAAGCAGATATAAAAGCATGATCTGCCTTGTCAAAATAATGAACCAAACCCTGGTGCATAGCCAAACCTGCTCTCAGGATGGTCGCCAGTACAGGTTGTTGTTTCAGTACCCGGCAATTGGCAATCCCCAAAGGAGTCTGCACTTCCTTCTCCTCGTATTCCAATGTTTTGCTGATCTCGAAGGCAGCAACTTCACCCACCCGTTCCAGGTTCCTTCTGAAACGCATTCTGTCGGTTTGAATTTCCATGCTCCTGATCTCACTCAGCCATTCTCCTACTAGTGAATTGGTACTACTCAGATTT
This window of the Chitinophaga sancti genome carries:
- a CDS encoding EI24 domain-containing protein — translated: MFSFREVLAAVQAYGKAHQFIMQHKLWKWILIPGIMYCILFMTGIYFVWGYSGDFVEYLFNLLPVKVWIQDLESSWISFFFILLGLSIRFMILLLCFSYYKYLFLVLGSPLFSYLSEKTEAIMERKDYPFSWQQFMKDMGRGIVMSIRNSLNQTLCVIVLIILSFIPIVGWITPLFAFFIEAYFYGFSMVDYSCERYRLNTKQSIQFIRAHRGIALGNGMVFYILMFIPVLGWIMAPSYAVIAATIHLSDKRLLHGASW
- a CDS encoding M20/M25/M40 family metallo-hydrolase — protein: MRRYILPVLLTCSLPALAQQKEDDSLAFRRIANEILTNSMAYANLKVLTTEIGGRLAGSPGMVKAEKWGEKALQEAGADTVYLQECMVPHWVRGAKEEARIISRRRDFIPPLAVLALGNSVGSGPAGITAPVIEIASFDDLEAKKDQVKGKIVFYNYHFKPTFIHTFESYGDAVKYRGRGASAAAKYGATAVIVRSMSHGANNFPHTGAMSYDEAYPKIPAIAIGLEDADLLSRRLQDEKDLKVYLRTNAKMLPDTIGHNVIAELKGSEHPEQIITVGGHLDSWDVNEGAHDDGTGCVQAIEILRTFKALGIRPKHTLRIVLFANEENGTRGGKKYAEVAKAKNEQHIFVLESDAGGFTPRGFAFTMPVEKRAKIQSWAPLFRPYDVTDFTGEGGGVDVGQIAEAMGIPMGELLPDSQRYFDLHHAANDVFSAVNKRELELGAFSMAGLLYLVDQYGL
- the bshA gene encoding N-acetyl-alpha-D-glucosaminyl L-malate synthase BshA, which produces MRIGIVCYPTYGGSGVLATELGKALADKGHMVHFITYQQPVRLNAFHANIYYHEVQVPTYPLFDFPPYESALSSTMVDVILNQQLDLLHVHYAIPHASTAYLAKQIVSKTGRVVPFITTLHGTDITLVGKDKTYAPVVTFSINESDAITAVSNNLREETYKSFQIEKDIEVIYNFVDTERFKRREAELKHFRDAIAPNGEKVLLHVSNFRKVKRVPDVIKVFAQVREQVPAKLLLVGDGPDRPAIECMCREMGLCGDVRFVGKQEQLEDVMSISDLFLLPSDYESFGLAALEAMAAEVPVISSNAGGLPEVNIHGETGFLSPVGDVDSMAKHAIELLKDEKKLAKVRKGALEQAQRFHINNVIPQYEALYEEVINRTLVLAK
- a CDS encoding PorP/SprF family type IX secretion system membrane protein, translated to MKKVLLFLTITLYLMNPARAQDPHFSQFFASPMTLNPAMTGLFSGDYRISGNYREQWRSISTPFTTGTAAIDFGILKNVISYTDIWGVGLMAMYDRTGGGALTSTYLSFSTAYHKGLDPEGNHTLAVGVQATYVSKRLDQSKLVFENQIDNNGYNPAIPSGETISNPNVSYLDPNIGILYNGLVGESSNIYAGVSLYHITQPTETFMQQNNNRLTARVTAHGGGSFPVNGTNRIHVSALYMKQSTASEFTFGGAYGFDLSGGMDDNPTVFYLGSWYRLKDAINPYVGLEIGGFTVGLTYDMNVSSLKPASNYRGGMELSVIYIHRRNDGNKYKTMCPRF
- a CDS encoding murein hydrolase activator EnvC family protein codes for the protein MKFVNCYFAVIFKTIMLNLKKFLPLVLAIGLLPALLHAQAPTQSREELEHRKKELQREIDEANQALKETKKSTRESLSQLRALKEKITLRSRLINSINEEINFINGDINTAYRDIKTLEKDLDTLKSQYSKLVVYAYKNRSTYDMLNFIFSAQTFNDAIKRYQYLKQYRDYRRRQADNILSTQVLLNKKIESLRQQKEKRSGTLKTEQEQRTILEADKKEKDDVLTGLKGREKELVADINKNKKDASRVQAAIQAVIRREIELERRKAEEEALARRKAAEEKKRREEAARKAAAAAAAAAAANKAAENNTAKTTTPEPKPAAPEPKPEVVKTPPPAPVADDKPVRTENVLEATPEALALSESFENNRGKLPWPVASGNIIGHFGKQQHAVMERITVENDGVIIGCSKGAPVKAIFTGEVRKVAVIPGGGSLIIVRHGQYFTNYVRLQSVNVKSGDRVTTGQVIGTAGTNELENLGEVELQIYKGVLRQNPESWIRRK
- the upp gene encoding uracil phosphoribosyltransferase, with the protein product MIVNLSSTNSLVGEWLSEIRSMEIQTDRMRFRRNLERVGEVAAFEISKTLEYEEKEVQTPLGIANCRVLKQQPVLATILRAGLAMHQGLVHYFDKADHAFISAYRKHNHDGSFDINLEYVSSPVIEDQVVIISDPMLATGASLVKTIEHLQSIGKPKHIHLVVAIACTVGIEYVQRYADNNLTIWAGDIDDELTAKGYIVPGLGDAGDLAFGNKLQN
- a CDS encoding SAM-dependent methyltransferase; translated protein: MEQVGKVYLIPTVLSPEGLHTIPPYVTAAAQKISVFFVENERTARRYLKALDRSINIDSLQILLMQGGGATGVSDTELAKKFLLEGKDIGVMSEAGCPAIADPGHRIVLAAHSVDAPIIPMVGPNSMLMALIASGMNGQNFQFVGYLPVKPGERIKAIKELELESIKKHQTEMFIETPYRNNHLLRDLLASCKDTTLVCVAADITAPEEYIKTKTVKEWKKQELPELHKRPAIFLLLAQ